A region of the Clostridia bacterium genome:
ACTTTGTGGCTGACACCTCGGTCGAAGAGCAAGTCCAGGCTTTGGTTAAGTTTTGCGCCGATACCTATGGAAGGCTCGATATCATGTACAACAATGCAGGCAGCTGTCGGTTTGGACCCATCCACCTGACTAGCACGGAAGACTTCGATTACACCATGAAAAATGAGCTCTACAACGTGTTCTTTGGCTGCAAATACGCAGTTTTGCAGATGCTGCAGCAGAATCCTCCCGGAGGAACCATCATTAATACTGCTTCGCTAATGGGGCAGAGAGCTTATCCGGGAAGCCTGGCTCATGCTGTTAGCAAAGCCGGGGTAATCGCCATCACCCGCTCGATAGCCCGGGACTATGGGCGGCACGGGATCCGCTGCAATGCCATATCCCCGGGGTTCATAGCCACTGAGTATGGTACTGCTCAGCTACTCCAAAACCAGCAATTCGTGAACTTTGTAAAGATGTCCCAGGTAATCGACGATATTGGCAAGCCAGAAGATGTAGCCCAGGTGGCACTTTTTCTGGCCAGCGATGAAGCTCGCTTTCTCCATGGCGAGGTAATCGAGGT
Encoded here:
- a CDS encoding SDR family oxidoreductase codes for the protein MRLAGKTCIITGSGHGQGRAAALLFAREGAKLVLNGRHEEPLKEVAEEIRLQGGAATYFVADTSVEEQVQALVKFCADTYGRLDIMYNNAGSCRFGPIHLTSTEDFDYTMKNELYNVFFGCKYAVLQMLQQNPPGGTIINTASLMGQRAYPGSLAHAVSKAGVIAITRSIARDYGRHGIRCNAISPGFIATEYGTAQLLQNQQFVNFVKMSQVIDDIGKPEDVAQVALFLASDEARFLHGEVIEV